A segment of the Methanosarcinales archaeon genome:
GAAATCCAACCCATTAGCTATCCAATCAGCACCACTATTAACACCATGATTCTCATTCCCGCTTGAATCATTGACAGCGGTCCCTGTTCCCTCATCCATCAACCATATTCCTGACGCATTCACACCCCACACACCACTTGAATTTTCAGTATTATTAGCATCCGAATTGTTATAGTACATGTAGATTGTACTATTGGTGGTATTCGACAGTTCAGGTATCCTGATCCAAGCTTTCAAATTACCTGTAGCAGAATTAAACGTGCCTTCTATCTGGTGGTCAAGTTGAGTAGTATTATC
Coding sequences within it:
- a CDS encoding DUF2341 domain-containing protein; protein product: MRKITIGLFVLCLILMMNSVTAVPSGNYFKQITIDHNYVNGSQTDFPMMINITDTDLAEKAQADGDDIVFFNSDNTTQLDHQIEGTFNSATGNLKAWIRIPELSNTTNSTIYMYYNNSDANNTENSSGVWGVNASGIWLMDEGTGTAVNDSSGNENHGVNSGADWIANGLDF